From a single Oceanobacillus kimchii X50 genomic region:
- a CDS encoding TRAP transporter substrate-binding protein, translated as MIKKLVLFVLLTFLFLNGCSTNQSSAKEEDVTHWKMTHISDSSHLWHRTAVEFANLVEEKTNGKVIIELFPNSQLGSEVDNINSIRYGATDLTITGETLEVWTPNAVMLAVPYAFESNNHMREVIEGDIGEKIENDIKRDIGLTPLFYMERAPRNLTSNYPISTPDDLRGFSMRVPNVPLFLDSWSEAGAQPQVMSLSEVFTGLQQGVIDGQENPNDLIESNGFYEVQNYLNLTEHVRSWIYVVVGTEQLKALPENQQEAVKEAAAEAEKYAQDLLEQETEEVRQRLIDAGMQINEDVDTDAFREAMLPALKEYFKEEQLELYQDILDVADENGGNQ; from the coding sequence ATGATCAAAAAGTTAGTATTATTTGTTTTACTTACTTTCCTTTTCTTAAACGGTTGTTCAACAAATCAAAGTTCTGCGAAGGAAGAGGACGTTACACATTGGAAAATGACCCATATTTCCGATTCAAGCCATTTATGGCATCGTACAGCAGTTGAATTTGCAAATCTTGTAGAGGAAAAAACCAATGGAAAGGTAATAATTGAGTTATTTCCTAATAGCCAGCTTGGCAGTGAAGTAGATAATATTAATTCGATTCGTTACGGTGCTACGGATTTAACCATTACGGGGGAAACTTTAGAGGTATGGACACCGAATGCTGTTATGTTAGCGGTACCATATGCTTTTGAAAGCAATAATCATATGAGGGAGGTCATTGAAGGTGACATTGGGGAGAAAATCGAAAACGATATTAAGCGTGATATTGGTCTGACTCCTTTATTTTATATGGAACGTGCTCCACGAAACTTGACTTCAAACTATCCCATCTCAACACCGGATGATTTGCGAGGATTTAGTATGCGGGTTCCAAACGTACCGTTATTTTTAGATTCGTGGTCAGAAGCTGGTGCTCAACCACAAGTAATGAGTTTAAGTGAAGTATTTACTGGATTGCAACAGGGAGTTATTGATGGTCAAGAAAATCCCAATGACTTAATTGAAAGTAATGGATTTTATGAGGTGCAAAATTATTTAAATTTAACAGAGCATGTTCGTTCTTGGATTTATGTGGTAGTAGGTACGGAACAATTGAAAGCGCTACCTGAGAATCAACAAGAAGCAGTCAAAGAAGCTGCTGCAGAAGCAGAGAAGTATGCACAAGATTTATTAGAACAAGAGACAGAAGAAGTCCGACAAAGATTAATTGATGCTGGTATGCAAATTAATGAAGATGTTGATACAGATGCATTTCGTGAAGCAATGTTACCAGCGTTAAAAGAATATTTTAAAGAGGAACAATTAGAGCTTTACCAGGACATATTAGATGTTGCCGATGAAAACGGAGGTAATCAATAA